The stretch of DNA tgttcctggttcgagcccaggtaggggcgaggagagggacaaaaGCTYTACTGTTACACTGGKaatactaaagtgcctataagaacatccaatagtcaaaggtatatgaaatacaaatcgtatagagggaaatagtcctataattcctataataactacaacctaaaacttcttgcCTGGGAATattaagactcatgttaaaaggaaccaccagctttcatatgttctcatgttctgagcaaggaacttaaacgttagcttttttacatggcacatattgcactttactttcttctccaacactttgtttttgcattatttaagccaaattgaacatgtttcattatttatttgaggctaaattgatttcatTGATGTATTGtataaagttaaaataagtgttcattcagtattgttgtaattgtcattattacaaataacaaaaaaaaatcggGCGATTAATCGggatcggcttttttggtcctccaataatcggtatcggcgttgaaaaatcataatcggtcgacctctactcagtagtgagtgttgtgaCTTACCAGCACTCGGCGGTctttttctgtgagcttgtgtgtcttaccactttgcagctgagcctttgcacctagacgtttccacttcacaataacagcacttacagttgaccggggcaggtctagcagggcagaaatttgacgaactgacctgttggaaaggtggcatcctttgacagtgccacgttgaaagtcactgagctcttcagtaaggacattctactgccaatgtttgtctatggagattgcatggctgtgtgctcaattttatacacctgtcggcaacgatgtggctgaaatggctggatccactaatttgaaggggtatccacatacacaaaagtatcttaagatgaatgcactaactacgtcactttggataagagcgtgTGCTATATGACTAATGTGTAAGGTATATTGGTTTAATCTCTCGTCCCTATTTACTTTTCttaggatgcacatgagctcttCCAtgtcctcacctcttccctggAGGAGGAGCGAGACCGACAGCCCAAAGTCACCCACCTCTTTGACATTCAGTCCCTTGAGGTAAGTTGTCACTCCCCTTCCTTTAATAATCACAGCCCTGCTAAGCTTAGTCTCTTTCAGCAGTGTGTTTTTGATGTAAGTTAATTGTATTTTTGCCTTCTGACTTCTGTTCCTTTGTTTTTGGCATCAGAGTCTCCCAGATATAGATGATAAGACCTTAAGCTGCAAGAGTCGAGGTAAGGAGGCAAATAGTGGTGTGGAATATTTTACTAGAGAAGTAGGTTTTGGGAAAATAGGAAAACTACTTCTGCTCTTCCAGGCCCTCTTCATCCTTTACAAAGTCCTTGGAAGTTTCCACATCCTTTCCATGGCCGCCTAACAAGCAATATGGCTTGCAAGCATTGCGAACAACAGGTGAttaatgtatttgtttatttttcatatcACGTGAATATCAGATATTTGGCAGTGTACTGTCATTAAATCAGTGGTTTGTTTGTGCTATTAATTCATTTTCTTGTTCGCAGAGTCCGGTGCGATATGACTCTTTCGACAGCCTCTCCTTATCCATCCCTTCGCCGCAATGGGTAAGCAGAATGGGTGACGGGAGAAAAAATACATGATGGAAACCTTCATATCATTCAGGTGAAGGTTTTCCTTGTACCACTGGTGGTACAAATATCATTGATATGTGTACACCAAGGTTGCAGGAGCAAAAGCTTGCACGAGTTCAGGTAACCCTGTTCTACACGAATGTATGTAAAATAATAGCTTGTGAGCTACAGTATATGCAATGTGCTGAGTATATTTCCCTTAGGGCTGGCCTATCTCTCTGGATCACTGTCTCCAGCATTTCATCTCTTCAGAGACCATTAAAGAGGTGGAGTGTGAAAACTGCACCAAGGTACTAGTCTTCACTTGGTTGGTTAAGAAAATGGAACTGTACTTCTGTGAGCCTATGGGTATGTTATTTTGGAGCTTTAGAATTAACCTTGTTTTGACATCTTCTCTCCTGTCAGCTTCAACAAGGCGCCTTAGTGAATGGGCATGTCCTGGAAAGCCAGAGGACAACTTTCATCAAACAGCTTAAACTGGGAAAGGTAATGGTCTTTCCCACTAACCatgtttttatgcaagtaaagtcaaAACGTATACAGAAATTGCTGTGATAGACACAGGAAGTTTCGGCACAATTTTAGAAATTCCaacatttgttcgttcgacatggtgggatttttttgttttggtaaaattaattatacaagaaatggcagtggaaacgtcctttatgtgcaaatattgattaGATaaccatatcgaagtaaactttgAGTCACACAataatatggtgtgtggtcctcccactacgactcaggaaaccatgcaatTTATTAGGCTACgctgccctacaaaggcaaaacgCAGTAACTACGAATTTGGTCAAAAATGTTTAATCTGTTGTAATGGCCAGGTATATTATCTGATTTAATGTTGGCATTTAGTTTCTTGACACAAGAACGAGCCAGTTGGTCAGAATATATCATGGAGTATCCTGTCTAGACAGAAAAAGGAAGTTACTGCATTTGGCCTTTTGTAGTGCAGTGCAGATGAAAcaagttatgaacttcacagggtggtgaaagtgcacggtgatgagcttgatgctcctttccaataaatatacaGGGTCGAATTTTCGgtagttgaaaatgcaatggaaacacattggactttagatttttattcggcacatcaatcaaatatatttaaagccctttttacatcagcagatgtaacaaagtgcttatacagaaacccagcctaaaaccctaaagagcaagcaatgtagatgtagaagcacgttggctaggaaaaactccctagaaaggcaggaacctaggaaYaaacctagagaggaaccaggctctgagMggtggccagtcctcttctggctgtgctgggtggagataaGAGTttatggccattaaggccagattgatcttcaagatgttcaaacgttcatataTGACCCATAGGGTCAAaaaataatcagtggttgtagagagtgcaacaggtcagcacctcagMagtaaatgtcagttggcttttcatagccaagtaTTTAGTGGTCGAGACAYCAGgtggggtagagagggagagagatggggagagggagaaaacatCATGAAACGTaagcaaaaaagtacattttgtgtgcactacatcaCACAATgatttatctgcaacaagtcagtttggtgggaaaatgtacatattttctttatgcagattttagaatattcacatggaaaccTACGTATTGTGACCTACTTGATGATATGTGAAACAATTGCTGTGTACTAAATGGTTTCACTGCTTTACTGGTATCCCCCTGCACACATCACTATCAGATGCATTTGTGTCTGGCTTCAGCATATCCTTGTCCTCGGctatgtgacatactgtatacaggtATATGAcggcgtgtgtttgtgtgactccTCCCTCCAGCTCCCACAGTGTCTCTGTATTCACCTGCAGAGACTAACATGGTCTAATGAGGGTACGCCCATAAAGAGACAGGAACATGTCCAGATCTCAGAGTACCTGTCTATGGACCGCTACAAACACCGCACAACCATTCAGAGGCTCCAGCGCATCAACTGTACTCCCAAAACCATTAAAGCAGAGGATTCAGGAGTTGCTGCAGATAAGACTCCTCCCAATGGCAAAGGTACGGTGAAATCACTTAAATTGTCTTCCTGGGACTAAATTGCTTGTCTAATGACCTCTTATTACCCTTTCAGCTTGAGAGGACTGAGAACTGTCATGATTGTTCTTAGTGGGTTCTTAGAAATTGGCCTTAGAATATTTGGGATATGTTTGAGGACAGATACTCCAGATTACTCTCATAATGTAATTGTTGTTTTACAGACCCTTGAAAGGCCTTGTACAACACTAAGATCATACTGTATTCTACTTATTTTCAGATATAGAACACCATAACAACAACAAGCCTCTGTCCAATGGAACCTGTTCGTCTGTCTTACTCCATTCTCCTGGGTTGAACCCACAGGTCAACCTCACATATGACTACAGGTAAACACAACCTGATCATCTTAAACAGCCTTTTCATATCAATAAAGAGAAGAACCAATTATACAAAATCAGATAAATTGTCTTGGAATTATAGTGTGTACTCTGATAACACTGTTGAATACACCATGTCTCTCCACAGCTCCTCAGAATACCACTTTCAACTGATGGCTGTGTTGGTTCACCATGGTGACATGAACTCAGGACACTTTGTCACTTACCGCCGCTGCCCTCCTTCGCCCCGCAGCCCCTCTCCATTCAGCTCCCAGTGGCTGTGGGTTTCAGATGACTCTGTACGCAAGGCCAGTCTACAGGAGGTGCTGTCCTCCAACGCCTACCTACTCTTCTATGAGCGGGTGAGACGGCTCCGTCTACTGTTGGAGTAGAGCCCCGGAGCACTGAGCCAGACTGGACACCTACTCCCCTGCCAACCCATACCACCACAGCCATGTGTGCCACAGAAACCACCTCTCAGAAGTGTAATTCTCCAGCCCCAATGGCTTACCTGTAGGATTGTGCTTTAACAGTACAAAAGATTATGCTGCTCTACCTTGACCTCCTGTCATATTAAAATCATGAATGTCCCCCTCTTCTTTTACAGTGATTTAGGAGGCACTGCCTTTTAGATCCTAGAGATTGCCTACCTGTAGGAATGATTGGACTGTTCTCAAAAACATCTCAGAATACTGGTAGTCGTTTCACAAAAGATTTGCATTCAACCAAGATGTTTTAGGCTAAATGGGTGTTACTAGATTAGGAAATGTGGAGGTACTTGATATGTAATCACTGTCTTCAGCTATTTCAGTCTGGAAATAATCACTCATATCTTAATGTAggtttaattaaaataatgcAATGTTTCAATTGACATTGTATATAAGCTGCtgtatattacatttttctacGTGTGTAACAAATTCAGAATACTGTAATAACATGCAGGTGGTTTGGATTCTAGTCTAGCTCCACATGTCTGCAGACCATTTACTTTCATGTAGAATCATTTCTGCAGTTGTTGCACAAGATCTCATGGTATCAAGCTAAtgtgtatattgttatttttgttcctaaatgatattgaagcaacatgatAGTTTTACAACTCTTTTATACAGCATTGGAATTGATAGCAATGTAACAAATTTACCACAGTGTTTAAAGTTGTGGTGGCAGTGTGTACAACTACACAATCTAAGTGTAATGCTCAACAAGCATACCAGTTGTGTTTTAAATACTGCCATTTACTCTCCTAGTATTGAATTAGGATGCAACTTCTAAATATCCCTCTTACccattttctgatcaatttgcacTAATGTATATTTTgaagatttgtgtgtgtgagatctgTGAAGAAGTTGATTGTTTTCATAGATACAATTATGAAAATAAAGAATCTAAGTAAAGAGTTACCACATTACTGATTTTTATGAATTGGACCATGAACAAATTCAAAAACTAGTTGAATCAATATTGCAGTGGGGACAGTGGTTAGATAGTACGTCCCCTGACGTCAGCCACAATGAAGTGAGACTCCCAACGGACCATGTCTGACCCTCATTTCTTGCCGTCTTGGAGGATGCGTCTGAAGGTAAGGTTGATGCGGGGTGTGAGGACCCTCTTGCGGGCTGGCAGGCTGTGGCACCAGTGGGTGTTTGTGGGAGAGTTCATGAGGAGCAGGCTTCCGTGGGCCAGTTCCAGCTTCACCGGGTTGATCTGCCGTCGGCACTGTTTTCCCCGTGACTCCCTATGTCTGAAGACAAAGTCCCGGACCGCCCCCAGGGATACGGAGGCGATGGAACAGAGGGGGTCCAGTTCCCGCTCATCATCACGGTGCTCACCCATGTGATCATGTCCATCTTTGTACCTGAGAAAACCAGGAGCAGCTACAATGGAATCACAGTCCAACAGTCCTAGAGTCTATTTATTACACCGAAACCGTTTATTCCaaacaaaacgttttgcaatgaaaactagagtttctattggacaaattcaagtaggtccctccctgttttgctCCATTTGCTTCtatttggttcttaaacggtaaacTGTTTCCATTGCaagacgtaatgaatacacccctgtagATGTAGAATCTTCTATAGCAGCGTAGACAGACTCACCTGTTAATCAGGACGAAGTTGAAGGTTTGCCCTGTCGCCTTTGTAACAGCATCACGAATGTACTCCAAGGTTGGAGTCCACGGGCTAGCCTGAAGACTCACTCCAGAATAGGTGTAGGTTAGTCCTGCGTCCCCACAAGTCGCCTGCTTTCTGGGGACATTGTAGACCTTCCCAAACACCTGAATCTTTGTTTTATCTCCTGTAACAAAATAAGAATGGCTCATCTACATACCAAGAAAAAATGTATCTGAACTGTCACTGAATTGAGTGTGACAATTGTATACCTGTGAGGTAGACTacctcctcctccagctgtgtgTAGAGGCAGTCTGCTTCCTCTTTAGGAAAGAGTAGAGCATAGTCACAGTCCAGTCCCTCTGCTTCAATCTTCTGCCAAGACTTAGAGAACTCAGTCAAATAGGCATCCTCCTTCACATCCTCCTTTACAATCCCCTGATTGCATTCTTCCTCTTTACATTTTTTCCACACAGGTTCTCTCTGTTCATCTGTTGTCCCATCAATATAGCGCTTCCTGGTTTGACTCACAAATGTATCCATCAGCCACCTTCTTGCTCTGTGCTCACCAACATGAGAAAACTTCATTGTAATAATGTCCAAGACCAAGAAtgaaaagagaacacaggagTACGGATAACAGAAGGAATAGGCCTACAGATAAACGTATTGCATAGGATAATTAATTACTAAATACATGAGTGGAAAGTTTACAACATATCACTATACTTGGCCATTACAGTTTAATACCTTGCTAACCTTGCTATGAACATTGAACTATAACCATTGacgtaaacaggtacaaaatgcaCACTATGATGGACAGTGCCacccgggatccttgggacgtccctacccttaaaccctaaccttaacctctacccttacccagcgtttcccaaacctggtcctggggaccccaaggggtgcacttttttgttgttgccatagcaacacagctgattcaaataatcaacttattatcaaaacgtgcaccccctggggtccccaggaccgagtttggtaaACACtgccttaaccattttaaatttaaACTTCAATGGTTGGTCTTGGTGAATGGGTTGGCgtataacgtgaacgtctagcGTGCGTTCGACTCTCATCGCGGACATCTTTAGCATgtgagctaattagcaactttttaactacttactactttttagctactttgcaactacttagcatgttagctaacccttcccttaacctTGACCGTTTTAGctaacctttaacctaactcctaaacttaaccctaacccctaaccctagctaacataacattgcagtttttgcaaattcgtaacatataacacgttttgcaaatgtataacatattgtacgttttgcaaattcataacatataatacgaattgtaatttgtaacatatcataagaaatgggtgatggacagccacaaattaatatatatcatactaaataggGTGTCACCAAAtctacgtacagaataatactaaATGCTCTGAGACAATGTTGGATAGCGCCGACCATACTATGACCGAAGCCCTGCGCATTCACCTTAGCAATACGTCATCGCAAGTTGGCGGGAAATGTTCTGTCAGAGAAGTGGTTCAAAACAAGCGGGACTGTGTTAGTGCTGCTGAACAATAAGGAACACAAGCTCTAAGTCAACTACTACCAAATTAATCAAGGTTACTAAAATGATAGGGCAGAAAACTATCAATTCTTTTTTTCCGCCCATTTTGAAGAAGAGAGCTTCGGGAGGGGAACATGAGAGAGAGGATGCCCAAGAACATGTGAGAATTAGCGTACTATTCATTTATAATAATTGTTTGCACGCGAGCTGCATGAGTACAAACCGGTGCAATTGTGTAACTATTTTAAGGAGCTAACATTCTGTACATTacaacttttaacctaaagtTGCATGTATACATATTGAAATCAGGTTATATAGTTTCACCAGCACGTACCTTGTTGTCTTGACGCTGTTATTACAATAATCTGCTTGCTAACTAACAAAATCATTGATTCAATTGTTATATTTTATGTGATAACATTGAAAAGACCATACAACATGGGTTTCAAACCAGTAGTCTTAACCATCTTTGACCGTAACACACAAATCCCGCGATATCTTTACCATCAGCGATCACAGGGGGTGGCGTCACTGGCGTCAGTGTTTAGGAAATTTGCTCAAGTTTCGTAGCAGATTTAGaacatgttgctagctagctaaaatgcttgcaaTGAATGTACCATATTTGCGACGTTCTCCCAAAAAATGTTTAACTGCACCATTAACAGCCACACGTGTTTCACCAACCTTGCATTTTGCTCAATATACCAAGGTTGGACGGGTGAAGAAGCTGAAGCGATCAGGCAACGGAACGACGGAGTCATCCTCTTCTCCAGTGTGTCCAGAACTGCTGGCCCGAATCGCCAAAAACAAGCAAGCAGCGTTGGAGAAACTGTGCGCAAGTAACACACCGGATGAATTTGGGGAGAGTTGGCGAAAGAGTTTGGTCTCTGAGTTTGGAAAGCCTTATTTCAAAAACGTAAGATGAGTCTACCCACACATAGCTACATCGTACAGATTATCAGAAATGTGCATAATCCAATTCCCTTCGCTCCTTACTGTTTCAGTTGATGTCTTTCGTTGATGGAGAGAGGAAACTGAACACTGTCTACCCACCCCCTCAGCATGTTTTCACCTGGACACAGATGTGTGACATCCACGATGTAAGTTTAGGTTTTTGACAACAATGGCACATGTACAGTTTTTCATATTAAGGGGCAGAAACCCTCTAATGTACAGTATGAGCCAACTCATAAGGTTAGGCTGTACAAGTTCTTTCCAGGGGGAAGAACCACTGCACTGCCCATAACGATCAGAGCCATTTCTCCTTGGTACAGGTCAAGGTTGTAGTCCTCGGTCAGGACCCATATCACGGTTCAAACCAAGCCCATGGATTATGCTTCAGTGTGCAGAGACCTATCCCACCTCCACCCAGGTAGCCTACAGTATTATTACGTTGTAGACCATGTTGAACATATCCAGGCAAGGGGAATATGTTTCCTGCAataaaatgtatggtgtaatacatacagtgcctttagaaatgTWttttaattgtattttttgtcaatgatctacacaaaatacttgaATGTCaatgtggaagaaaaattctaacatctgtaaaaaataaataaat from Salvelinus sp. IW2-2015 linkage group LG33, ASM291031v2, whole genome shotgun sequence encodes:
- the LOC111957979 gene encoding ubiquitin carboxyl-terminal hydrolase 30 isoform X1, with the protein product MPWCRPATSEKLIREFLYSGTIVRNKIMKNWGVIGGIAAAMAAGVYVLWGPITDSKKRKKGMVPGLLNLGNTCFMNSLLQGLAACPSFVKWLEEFTSRKGVSEGEPEKDPKLSTTLLQLLQALSNDNTGAEDVLDAGCLLEVLRLYRWHISSFEEQDAHELFHVLTSSLEEERDRQPKVTHLFDIQSLESLPDIDDKTLSCKSRGPLHPLQSPWKFPHPFHGRLTSNMACKHCEQQSPVRYDSFDSLSLSIPSPQWGWPISLDHCLQHFISSETIKEVECENCTKLQQGALVNGHVLESQRTTFIKQLKLGKLPQCLCIHLQRLTWSNEGTPIKRQEHVQISEYLSMDRYKHRTTIQRLQRINCTPKTIKAEDSGVAADKTPPNGKDIEHHNNNKPLSNGTCSSVLLHSPGLNPQVNLTYDYSSSEYHFQLMAVLVHHGDMNSGHFVTYRRCPPSPRSPSPFSSQWLWVSDDSVRKASLQEVLSSNAYLLFYERVRRLRLLLE
- the LOC111957979 gene encoding ubiquitin carboxyl-terminal hydrolase 30 isoform X2 produces the protein MKNWGVIGGIAAAMAAGVYVLWGPITDSKKRKKGMVPGLLNLGNTCFMNSLLQGLAACPSFVKWLEEFTSRKGVSEGEPEKDPKLSTTLLQLLQALSNDNTGAEDVLDAGCLLEVLRLYRWHISSFEEQDAHELFHVLTSSLEEERDRQPKVTHLFDIQSLESLPDIDDKTLSCKSRGPLHPLQSPWKFPHPFHGRLTSNMACKHCEQQSPVRYDSFDSLSLSIPSPQWGWPISLDHCLQHFISSETIKEVECENCTKLQQGALVNGHVLESQRTTFIKQLKLGKLPQCLCIHLQRLTWSNEGTPIKRQEHVQISEYLSMDRYKHRTTIQRLQRINCTPKTIKAEDSGVAADKTPPNGKDIEHHNNNKPLSNGTCSSVLLHSPGLNPQVNLTYDYSSSEYHFQLMAVLVHHGDMNSGHFVTYRRCPPSPRSPSPFSSQWLWVSDDSVRKASLQEVLSSNAYLLFYERVRRLRLLLE
- the alkbh2 gene encoding DNA oxidative demethylase ALKBH2, producing MDTFVSQTRKRYIDGTTDEQREPVWKKCKEEECNQGIVKEDVKEDAYLTEFSKSWQKIEAEGLDCDYALLFPKEEADCLYTQLEEEVVYLTGDKTKIQVFGKVYNVPRKQATCGDAGLTYTYSGVSLQASPWTPTLEYIRDAVTKATGQTFNFVLINRYKDGHDHMGEHRDDERELDPLCSIASVSLGAVRDFVFRHRESRGKQCRRQINPVKLELAHGSLLLMNSPTNTHWCHSLPARKRVLTPRINLTFRRILQDGKK
- the unga gene encoding uracil-DNA glycosylase isoform X2 codes for the protein MIGQKTINSFFPPILKKRASGGEHEREDAQEHVGRVKKLKRSGNGTTESSSSPVCPELLARIAKNKQAALEKLCASNTPDEFGESWRKSLVSEFGKPYFKNLMSFVDGERKLNTVYPPPQHVFTWTQMCDIHDVKVVVLGQDPYHGSNQAHGLCFSVQRPIPPPPSLLNMYKELASDIEGFQHPGHGDLTGWAKQGVLLLNAVLTVRAHQANSHKDKGWETFTDAVVQWLSSNREGLVFMLWGAYAQKKGAAIDRKRHHVLPTVHPSPLSAHRGFFGCKHFSKTNELLEKSGKEPIDWKAL
- the unga gene encoding uracil-DNA glycosylase isoform X3 encodes the protein MLAMNVPYLRRSPKKCLTAPLTATRVSPTLHFAQYTKVGRVKKLKRSGNGTTESSSSPVCPELLARIAKNKQAALEKLCASNTPDEFGESWRKSLVSEFGKPYFKNLMSFVDGERKLNTVYPPPQHVFTWTQMCDIHDVKVVVLGQDPYHGSNQAHGLCFSVQRPIPPPPSLLNMYKELASDIEGFQHPGHGDLTGWAKQDQALPPVTQGAQLFLLXHETTCLIQSAWSMPHMEQDVDNDADFHFAS
- the unga gene encoding uracil-DNA glycosylase isoform X1 — translated: MLAMNVPYLRRSPKKCLTAPLTATRVSPTLHFAQYTKVGRVKKLKRSGNGTTESSSSPVCPELLARIAKNKQAALEKLCASNTPDEFGESWRKSLVSEFGKPYFKNLMSFVDGERKLNTVYPPPQHVFTWTQMCDIHDVKVVVLGQDPYHGSNQAHGLCFSVQRPIPPPPSLLNMYKELASDIEGFQHPGHGDLTGWAKQGVLLLNAVLTVRAHQANSHKDKGWETFTDAVVQWLSSNREGLVFMLWGAYAQKKGAAIDRKRHHVLPTVHPSPLSAHRGFFGCKHFSKTNELLEKSGKEPIDWKAL